From Drosophila virilis strain 15010-1051.87 chromosome X, Dvir_AGI_RSII-ME, whole genome shotgun sequence, the proteins below share one genomic window:
- the lky gene encoding alpha-tubulin N-acetyltransferase 1 has product MECAFDIRPLFEREIIKVQSDLLPEGFQGGPEQCMDIKRKMAWIIDKMGLQSAASQGLHTSVTSARQMCSKQTIYLMASKANESGKLVVTGLLKMGPKDLYLFDERGQLRSRIGTPAVLDFFVHGSHQRRGLGKRLFDNMLTDLGLKLCKCAVDRPSAMMTAFLAKHYGLVRTIAQANNYVLFEGFFGNNDGNSTDGKDSKPKSQLKSPEKAEKELKVLSMAEIMEAGKRHSRDNRLNLKRSGDTRSWQ; this is encoded by the coding sequence ATGGAGTGCGCTTTCGACATAAGGCCGCTGTTTGAACGCGAGATAATAAAGGTACAGTCAGATCTGCTGCCGGAGGGCTTTCAGGGTGGACCGGAGCAGTGCATGGATATCAAGAGGAAGATGGCTTGGATTATCGACAAGATGGGCCTGCAGTCCGCTGCATCACAGGGCCTGCACACATCAGTAACCAGCGCCCGGCAAATGTGCAGCAAGCAGACCATTTACCTGATGGCTTCCAAGGCCAATGAAAGCGGCAAGCTTGTTGTCACTGGTCTCCTGAAGATGGGCCCAAAGGACCTCTATCTGTTTGACGAGCGCGGACAGTTGCGCAGCCGTATAGGCACGCCTGCCGTATTGGACTTCTTTGTGCATGGCTCGCACCAGCGGCGCGGTCTGGGCAAGCGCCTCTTTGATAATATGTTGACCGACCTCGGTTTGAAGTTATGCAAATGCGCGGTGGATCGGCCCTCGGCCATGATGACCGCTTTTCTGGCCAAGCACTACGGACTGGTGCGCACCATTGCCCAGGCCAACAATTATGTCCTGTTCGAAGGATTCTTTGGCAACAACGACGGCAACTCGACAGACGGCAAGGACAGCAAGCCAAAGTCGCAATTGAAGTCGCCGGAAAAAGCCGAAAAGGAGCTAAAGGTGCTTAGCATGGCTGAAATAATGGAAGCTGGTAAAAGACACTCTCGAGATAATAGACTTAATTTGAAGCGTAGCGGAGATACCAGaagctggcaataa